In Cryptomeria japonica chromosome 10, Sugi_1.0, whole genome shotgun sequence, a genomic segment contains:
- the LOC131034927 gene encoding G-type lectin S-receptor-like serine/threonine-protein kinase At2g19130 has product MITDTGNFIMLDAYNKSAIVWESFAHPTDTWLPGMKMWKGMTLTSWKSSSDPASGLFSFRMDVSPGKTQMMMFYNNTVPYWSSGECSGNYCTKVPELQAQKKIQASCVRLSLSRIYIHFGINPIDHTLTGRSVLDVNGELQVYIWMDDGRWSLRWSTYRGQCSDYEICGAYGLCNANDVCSCVQGFTPNKDSQGWWSSGCSRRRPLQCSATEGTNDEFLVAKNQYLSEKEAVIINNEPTQLGCQTACLNNCSCTAFGLAISDQPICRLWFRNLLGMRVSPEGQSVFIRLAASELRHPTSERRNKTSGLTILLSATASFFAVSALLLTAFILWKRRTLVKKNVEEEVPISLKKFSYRELRIATQNFKHKLGSGAFGSVFKGTLPDNTIVAVKRLEGSTQVEKQFSAEIITTGRIQHVNLVRLWGFCVEHSRRLLVYAYMPNGSLNSFLFSKSEDVEKVLDWKTRFQIALGTARGLVYLHEECRDRIIHCDIKPENILLDGDFSPKLADFGLAKLVGRDFSRVLTTTRGTRGYVAPEWISGLPITPKADVYSFGMTLLEIISGRRNPDLTVEGSRFYFPTWASSQIQRGNILGVVDARIASEVIIEEVRRAAVVAGLCIQEEENLRRSMTEVVKILEGTMEASMPQIPRSLHVLVRQVNKEEMA; this is encoded by the coding sequence ATGATAACGGACACTGGTAATTTCATTATGCTGGACGCCTACAACAAGTCTGCGATTGTTTGGGAGAGTTTCGCGCATCCGACAGATACATGGTTGCCTGGCATGAAGATGTGGAAAGGCATGACGCTAACTTCCTGGAAGAGTTCTTCGGATCCTGCAAGTGGGCTCTTCTCTTTCCGAATGGACGTGTCTCCGGGAAAGACGCAGATGATGATGTTTTATAATAACACTGTTCCATATTGGTCCAGTGGAGAATGCTCTGGGAATTATTGTACTAAGGTTCCCGAGTTGCAAGCTCAGAAGAAAATTCAAGCGTCCTGTGTGAGGCTTTCTCTTTCAAGAATATACATTCATTTTGGCATTAATCCGATAGATCATACCCTCACGGGGCGGTCCGTGTTAGATGTGAACGGCGAATTACAAGTTTACATCTGGATGGATGATGGTAGATGGAGTCTGAGGTGGTCGACATACCGAGGTCAATGCAGTGACTACGAAATCTGCGGGGCGTATGGACTTTGCAATGCGAATGATGTGTGTAGTTGTGTCCAGGGCTTCAcgcccaacaaggactctcaaggtTGGTGGTCAAGTGGCTGCTCTCGGCGAAGACCCCTACAGTGCTCTGCCACAGAGGGCACAAACGACGAGTTCTTGGTAGCCAAGAACCAGTACTTGTCCGAAAAAGAAGCTGTCATAATCAACAACGAGCCGACACAGCTAGGCTGCCAGACTGCTTGTCTCAACAATTGCTCCTGCACAGCCTTTGGTCTCGCTATTTCTGATCAACCTATCTGTAGATTGTGGTTTCGCAATTTATTGGGAATGCGGGTTTCACCGGAGGGCCAGTCCGTCTTTATTAGGCTGGCTGCTTCTGAGTTGCGACACCCCACATCGGAGCGAAGGAACAAAACCTCAGGACTTACTATTTTACTTTCGGCCACCGCATCCTTTTTTGCTGTTTCAGCTCTCCTGTTAACAGCATTTATTCTGTGGAAACGTCGAACACTAGTGAAGAAGAACGTGGAAGAGGAGGTGCCAATTTCGCTCAAAAAGTTCAGTTACAGAGAGTTGCGAATTGCAACGCAGAATTTCAAGCATAAATTGGGTAGCGGAGCATTCGGCTCTGTGTTCAAAGGAACTCTGCCAGACAACACGATTGTTGCGGTTAAAAGATTAGAGGGTTCCACGCAAGTAGAAAAACAATTCAGTGCGGAAATAATCACCACTGGCAGAATACAGCATGTGAATTTGGTCAGGCTGTGGGGGTTCTGCGTAGAACATTCACGAAGGTTACTGGTATATGCCTACATGCCCAACGGCTCCCTAAACTCCTTCCTCTTCTCCAAGTCGGAAGACGTGGAGAAGGTGTTGGACTGGAAGACCCGGTTTCAGATCGCACTGGGCACTGCACGAGGATTAGTTTATCTCCATGAGGAATGCAGGGATCGTATCATTCACTGCGATATTAAGCCAGAAAACATTCTCCTGGACGGTGACTTTAGCCCAAAGCTGGCAGATTTTGGGCTAGCGAAGCTAGTAGGTAGAGATTTTAGCCGAGTACTGACGACCACAAGAGGAACTCGTGGGTACGTGGCTCCCGAGTGGATCTCTGGCCTTCCTATCACTCCTAAAGCGGACGTATACAGTTTTGGCATGACGCTGTTGGAAATTATATCAGGCCGAAGAAATCCGGATTTAACAGTTGAGGGTAGTAGGTTCTACTTTCCTACCTGGGCTTCATCTCAAATTCAGAGGGGAAACATATTGGGCGTTGTGGATGCAAGGATAGCAAGTGAGGTAATTATCGAAGAGGTGAGAAGAGCTGCTGTGGTTGCTGGGCTATGCATTCAAGAGGAGGAGAATCTGAGGCGAAGCATGACTGAAGTGGTAAAAATATTGGAAGGCACGATGGAGGCTTCTATGCCACAAATTCCAAGGTCTTTACATGTCCTAGTACGTCAAGTAAACAAAGAAgaaatggcttaa